One genomic region from Xenopus laevis strain J_2021 chromosome 2L, Xenopus_laevis_v10.1, whole genome shotgun sequence encodes:
- the LOC108705615 gene encoding A-kinase anchor protein 10, mitochondrial-like — translation MLKLALFVNLLLIFVCRLLTAGIERDAVHTFTKYISPDAAKRFPISEEIRSDIVAKICGEDGQVDPNCFVTAQSIVFSFMEQEYVSFNYLLFLIVHNIKPVSLIAVGCLYKKIGLFVNHFNAPKGDITTYNLIYNF, via the exons ATGTTAAAATTGGCATTATTTGTTAATTTACTGCTAATATTTGTGTGTCGTCTTTTAACTGCAGGTATAGAGCGAGATGCTGTTCACACTTTCACCAAATACATTTCTCCGGATGCTGCTAAACGTTTCCCGATCAGCGAGGAAATCCGAAGTGATATTGTTG CTAAGATTTGTGGGGAGGACGGCCAAGTGGATCCCAATTGCTTTGTTACAGCACAGTCCATTGTGTTCAGCTTCATGGAACAAGAGTATGTTTCCTTTAATtaccttttgtttttaattgtgcaTAACATAAAGCCAGTGTCACTCATTGCTGTGGGTTGTCTGTACAAGAAAATTGGCTTATTTGTTAATCATTTTAATGCTCCTAAAGGGGACATAACAAcatataatttaatttacaatttcTAA
- the LOC121399690 gene encoding serine/threonine-protein kinase N1-like, whose protein sequence is MSNNSGYIDPIQEQGSEPEEATKDDGNSTSSSHPLVLDIPQFGSDPCDETQGIEGPSNSLVEPRSPTSLENFNLGQVLGEGGFGRVFLAQNKNTKQLCAIKALEKAQILEKGNLNSVFKEKEILQRISHAAHPFLITLHGTFQTDSHLFYAMEHLPGGDMCDFLNHVELQEPDVM, encoded by the exons ATGTCCAATAACAGCGGATACATAGACCCAATTCAGGAGCAAGGATCTGAGCCAGAGGAGGCCACAAAGGATGATGGGAATTCCACCTCTTCCAGTCATCCTTTAGTA CTTGACATCCCTCAGTTTGGCTCAGATCCATGTGATGAAACACAGGGCATAGAAGGACCATCTAACAG CCTTGTTGAGCCCAGATCCCCCACCTCACTTGAAAATTTCAACCTGGGACAAGTGTTGGGAGAAGGTGGATTTGGAAGG GTGTTCCTGGCCCAGAACAAAAACACCAAACAACTATGTGCCATCAAGGCCTTGGAGAAGGCACAGATTTTGGAAAAGGGCAACTTGAACAG TGTCTTCAAAGAGAAGGAGATTCTTCAGAGGATAAGTCATGCCGCACACCCGTTCCTGATAACACTGCACGGAACATTCCAAACGGATTCTCACCTCTTCTACGCGATGGAACATCTACCTGGAGGTGACATGTGTGACTTCCTAAATCATGTAGAACTGCAAGAACCTGATGTGATGTGA
- the LOC121399689 gene encoding serine/threonine-protein kinase N2-like translates to MGMGGGDSQGCSFRVGSQQNISLQPDFIFSLFRFYTACVVLGLEALHQIGIVHRDLKLENLLLDQEGYLKIVDFGLSKDRFGYSDRTNTMCGTRTYMAPEIYMKIGYGMAADWWALGVTVYIMLMYELPFNDEDPIELMKSIRYDEIELPEDLSEDVSNFIYQLLEKDPEYRLGSGEAGAEMIKEHPFFRDMDWEQLLHRKIRPPFVLNHQGHLESLNDPECQAPALTPLAVRIPSELQEAFRGFDYTPE, encoded by the exons ATGGGAATGGGGGGGGGTGATTCTCAAGGGTGTTCTTTCAGGGTTGGATCACAACAGAATATATCACTACAAccggattttattttttctctatttagGTTTTACACCGCATGTGTAGTGCTTGGCCTGGAGGCATTACACCAGATCGGCATTGTACATAG AGATCTAAAGCTTGAGAATTTGCTGCTGGACCAGGAGGGATATCTGAAAATCGTTGATTTCGGCCTCAGCAAAGACA GATTTGGATACAGCGACCGTACGAACACCATGTGCGGCACAAGAACCTACATGGCCCCAGAGATCTACATGAAAATAGGATACGGCATGGCCGCTGACTGGTGGGCCTTGGGAGTCACTGTATACATTATGCTCATGTATGAG ttaccATTCAACGACGAAGATCCAATTGAGCTAATGAAGAGCATCCGTTATGATGAAATCGAGTTGCCAGAAGACCTATCAGAGGATGTCTCTAATTTTATATATCAA CTCTTAGAAAAAGATCCAGAATATCGGCTTGGATCTGGCGAGGCTGGTGCTGAAATGATCAAAGAGCACCCCTTCTTCAGA GATATGGACTGGGAACAACTTTTACACCGAAAAATAAGGCCTCCATTTGTGCTAAACCACCAAGGCCATCTGGAGAGCTTGAACGACCCTGAATGCCAAGCTCCAGCACTGACACCACTTGCTGTAAGGATTCCATCAGAGCTGCAGGAGGCATTCAGAGGATTCGATTATACACCTGAATAA